A genomic window from Pseudomonas cavernicola includes:
- a CDS encoding HAD family phosphatase, with protein sequence MPPLATPPHAFTAVLFGLSGCLVDFGARTLPVTLLRLCPGAASQRLPTQLAPATALAAVLGRDPQPAELLGLNQTLVETASEHAEVTPGALALLEQLQQQGVPCAWLDELPRDASIRLATPLPSWLHAAQICNTRPWPAPDACWQTLMELKVANLAGCVLISGEPRLLQAGLNAGLWTVGLAACGPLCNQAPADWQALPAVERDQLRAQATLELYRLGVHSVVDHLAELGPSLTDLAIRRQKGEKP encoded by the coding sequence ATGCCGCCCCTCGCTACGCCTCCCCATGCCTTTACCGCTGTGCTGTTCGGCCTGTCCGGCTGCCTGGTGGATTTCGGCGCACGCACCTTGCCGGTGACACTACTGCGCCTCTGCCCCGGCGCCGCCAGCCAGCGCCTGCCCACTCAACTGGCGCCAGCCACGGCTTTAGCCGCAGTACTTGGGCGCGACCCGCAGCCCGCGGAGTTACTCGGCCTGAATCAGACGCTGGTGGAGACCGCGAGCGAACACGCCGAAGTCACCCCGGGTGCACTGGCGCTACTCGAGCAACTGCAGCAGCAAGGCGTGCCCTGTGCCTGGCTCGATGAACTGCCGCGCGATGCCAGCATCCGCCTGGCCACCCCCCTGCCCAGCTGGCTACACGCGGCACAAATCTGCAACACTCGGCCCTGGCCGGCACCGGATGCCTGCTGGCAGACGCTGATGGAGCTAAAGGTGGCTAATCTTGCCGGTTGCGTACTGATCAGCGGTGAACCGCGTTTGCTGCAGGCCGGGCTGAATGCCGGGCTCTGGACAGTCGGCTTAGCGGCCTGTGGGCCATTGTGCAACCAGGCACCTGCTGACTGGCAGGCACTCCCGGCAGTCGAACGTGATCAATTACGCGCACAGGCCACCCTCGAGTTGTACCGCTTGGGGGTCCACTCGGTAGTCGACCATCTGGCCGAACTGGGTCCAAGCTTGACCGACCTTGCCATTCGCCGACAGAAAGGAGAGAAACCTTGA
- a CDS encoding UTRA domain-containing protein, protein MPVNQSPQYLRIRDQLAVDIAQGVFATNKLPSERELAERFACTRVTLREALQQLEVEGLVYRENRRGWFVAPPRIRYNPTRTTGFMEYVTAQGRVPRTETLLAECRPAGTWLAQRMAVAESDLVFFLQRRRWVDERPVLIELIALDASWCPGLLEHDLDTSLMNLLRERFDLVPARCQLAMHPTALSAAQAEPLQLAPGSPALYLERLSFARDGRAVEFDQEFWRPDALEIELEAIYSD, encoded by the coding sequence ATGCCGGTTAATCAGTCCCCGCAATACCTGCGCATTCGCGACCAGTTGGCCGTGGACATTGCCCAAGGCGTGTTCGCCACCAATAAGCTGCCGTCGGAGCGCGAGTTGGCGGAACGTTTTGCTTGCACTCGCGTCACCCTGCGTGAGGCACTGCAGCAGTTGGAGGTCGAAGGGCTGGTGTATCGCGAGAACCGCCGCGGCTGGTTCGTCGCGCCGCCACGAATTCGCTACAACCCGACCCGGACCACCGGTTTTATGGAGTACGTCACCGCCCAGGGGCGAGTGCCGCGCACGGAGACCTTGCTCGCCGAATGTCGTCCCGCTGGTACCTGGCTGGCGCAGCGTATGGCGGTGGCCGAGAGCGATCTGGTGTTCTTTCTGCAGCGTCGGCGCTGGGTCGACGAGCGCCCGGTGCTGATTGAGCTGATCGCTCTCGATGCCAGCTGGTGTCCAGGATTGCTCGAGCATGACCTGGACACTTCGCTGATGAACCTGTTGCGCGAACGCTTTGACTTGGTTCCAGCGCGCTGCCAGCTGGCCATGCACCCGACGGCATTGAGTGCCGCACAGGCAGAGCCTTTGCAGTTGGCGCCAGGTTCGCCGGCGCTCTACCTGGAGCGCTTGAGCTTCGCCCGGGACGGGCGGGCTGTGGAGTTCGATCAGGAGTTCTGGCGTCCAGATGCCTTAGAAATCGAGCTGGAGGCTATTTACTCGGATTGA
- a CDS encoding PilZ domain-containing protein, whose amino-acid sequence MSQSDHAYTEKRDYIRMQLEAPVTLQHAGRDIPALCLDLSSTGMQLEAESTVSMGEKVRVHIASEHNELKGLDAEAEVVRVTALGNGRQSLGLAILSMK is encoded by the coding sequence ATGAGCCAAAGCGATCATGCTTACACCGAGAAACGCGACTATATCCGCATGCAACTGGAAGCACCCGTCACTTTGCAGCACGCCGGCCGGGACATCCCCGCGCTGTGCCTCGACCTGTCTAGCACCGGCATGCAACTGGAAGCCGAGAGCACGGTGAGCATGGGGGAGAAGGTTCGGGTGCATATCGCCTCCGAGCACAACGAACTCAAAGGCCTCGACGCCGAAGCTGAGGTGGTACGGGTTACCGCGCTGGGGAATGGTCGCCAATCCTTGGGGCTGGCAATTCTGTCGATGAAATAG
- a CDS encoding VacJ family lipoprotein produces the protein MRLIATSWVGRLGQLFVCASLALLPVVAQAAEEDPWEGFNRAMFRFNDTLDTYALKPLAQGYQAVTPQFLEDGIHNAFNNVGDVGNLANDLLQGKVQNAGVDTSRLIFNTTFGLLGFFDVANEMGLQRNDEDFGQTFGAWGLGSGPYLVLPLLGPSTVRDAAGKIPDSFLEPYPYINDVPARNVTRAVDVIDTRASLLSAEKLISGDKYLFIRNAFLQNREFKVKDGQVEDDF, from the coding sequence ATGCGTTTGATCGCCACGAGCTGGGTCGGTCGTCTAGGCCAACTTTTTGTTTGTGCCAGCTTGGCGCTGTTGCCAGTGGTGGCGCAGGCCGCTGAAGAGGACCCGTGGGAGGGCTTCAATCGCGCGATGTTCCGTTTCAACGATACCCTCGACACCTATGCGTTGAAGCCTCTGGCGCAGGGCTATCAGGCAGTGACTCCACAGTTTCTCGAAGATGGCATACATAACGCGTTCAACAACGTTGGCGATGTCGGCAACCTGGCCAACGACCTCCTGCAAGGTAAAGTGCAGAACGCTGGCGTTGATACCAGTCGCCTGATATTCAACACCACCTTCGGTTTGCTGGGCTTCTTCGATGTGGCCAATGAAATGGGCCTGCAACGCAACGATGAAGATTTCGGTCAGACGTTTGGCGCCTGGGGCTTGGGCAGTGGCCCTTATCTGGTCTTGCCGCTGCTGGGGCCAAGCACTGTGCGGGATGCCGCCGGCAAGATTCCTGATAGCTTCCTCGAACCCTATCCGTACATTAATGATGTGCCAGCGCGTAACGTGACCCGTGCGGTGGATGTGATCGATACTCGCGCCAGCCTGCTGTCGGCTGAGAAGTTGATCAGCGGCGACAAGTACCTGTTTATCCGTAACGCTTTCCTGCAGAACCGAGAGTTCAAGGTGAAGGACGGTCAGGTCGAAGACGATTTCTAA